In the Clostridium beijerinckii genome, one interval contains:
- a CDS encoding aromatic acid exporter family protein has protein sequence MIKYLQSKTLKMALSATIAIIISNYIGLQFGVTSGIIAILSIQDTKKESLLVAGRRIIASALAILLSFMLYLLLGNNPIIFGLFLIIFIQTTTILKIEEGMVVGSVLSTHLLTSTNINISWIINEAQLTVIGIGVAMMFNLYTASLEEQFEKNKERIEDYYRAILSDMAVSLVTQAVPIYEKQISVNVEELINKSKFMAQIINNNRLFKKNDYYLSYIEMRIIQLDTMKRMKRHFSRFYMTYDQTRILSEFTNEVAMNLKEDNDCVELINKLNLLRKDYEKMDLPKNRNEFENRALLFQFLNDLEDFLVIKKEFKESFQNR, from the coding sequence ATGATAAAATATTTACAATCTAAAACTCTTAAAATGGCACTATCAGCTACAATAGCGATTATTATATCAAATTATATTGGTTTACAATTCGGAGTGACTTCAGGAATTATTGCAATACTAAGCATTCAAGATACAAAAAAAGAATCTTTATTAGTTGCAGGAAGAAGAATAATTGCATCTGCATTAGCCATTCTTTTGTCGTTTATGCTATATTTATTACTTGGAAATAACCCAATCATATTTGGATTATTTTTAATTATATTTATACAAACGACAACAATCTTAAAAATAGAGGAAGGAATGGTAGTTGGATCTGTATTATCAACACATTTACTTACAAGCACAAATATAAATATTTCATGGATTATAAACGAAGCACAATTAACTGTAATAGGAATTGGAGTAGCAATGATGTTTAATCTATATACTGCGTCATTAGAAGAACAATTTGAAAAGAATAAAGAAAGAATAGAAGATTATTATAGAGCTATATTATCAGATATGGCAGTAAGCCTTGTTACTCAGGCTGTACCAATTTATGAAAAACAAATATCAGTGAATGTTGAGGAATTAATTAATAAGTCTAAATTTATGGCACAGATAATAAATAATAATCGTTTATTTAAAAAAAATGATTATTATTTGAGTTATATAGAGATGAGAATAATACAGCTAGATACAATGAAAAGAATGAAGAGGCATTTTTCGAGATTTTATATGACTTATGATCAAACTAGAATATTATCAGAATTTACAAATGAAGTTGCAATGAATCTAAAGGAAGATAATGATTGTGTAGAGCTTATAAATAAACTAAATTTACTTAGAAAAGATTATGAAAAAATGGATTTACCTAAGAATCGAAACGAATTTGAAAACAGAGCGTTGCTATTTCAGTTTTTGAATGATTTAGAAGATTTCTTAGTTATTAAGAAAGAATTTAAAGAATCTTTTCAAAATAGGTAG
- a CDS encoding radical SAM protein → MYDYPLYRPPSESNSLIIQVTLGCSHNKCNFCNMYKSKKFTIKSFEDIKTDVNYFREMYSHVEKIFLADGDALIIPTEKLKEILTLIRNTFSECRRVTLYGTPKSILGKTHQELKELKDLGLYMIYMGVESGSDEVLNDINKGVSSNEIIDAARIVKNADILLSVTVIAGVGGIEKSDIHAIKTGKLISDMAPNYLGVLTLMVEEETDLYNKILKKEFKLLSDREILNEIGILIQHINVNESVTFRCNHASNYVSLRGSLPEDKEKLLNQINYDLKTNQIKQEEYRRL, encoded by the coding sequence ATGTACGATTATCCACTATATAGACCTCCAAGTGAAAGTAATAGTCTTATAATACAAGTAACTTTAGGGTGTTCTCATAATAAGTGTAATTTTTGTAATATGTATAAATCTAAAAAATTTACAATAAAATCTTTCGAAGATATCAAAACAGATGTAAATTACTTTAGAGAAATGTATTCGCATGTAGAAAAAATATTTTTGGCAGATGGCGATGCATTAATAATTCCAACGGAAAAATTAAAAGAAATATTAACGCTTATAAGAAATACATTTTCTGAATGTAGGAGGGTAACTCTTTACGGGACACCCAAATCAATATTAGGTAAAACTCATCAAGAGTTGAAAGAACTTAAAGATTTAGGCTTATATATGATATATATGGGCGTTGAAAGTGGAAGCGATGAGGTTTTAAACGATATAAATAAAGGAGTGAGTAGTAACGAGATAATTGATGCTGCTAGAATAGTTAAAAATGCTGATATCTTACTATCAGTAACAGTTATAGCTGGAGTTGGTGGCATTGAAAAGAGCGATATTCATGCAATCAAAACAGGCAAATTAATAAGCGATATGGCTCCAAATTATTTAGGCGTATTAACTCTTATGGTTGAAGAAGAAACGGATTTGTATAATAAAATATTAAAGAAAGAATTTAAACTTCTAAGTGATAGAGAAATATTAAATGAGATAGGGATATTAATACAACATATTAATGTCAATGAATCAGTTACATTTAGATGCAATCACGCATCAAATTATGTTTCTCTAAGAGGAAGTTTACCAGAAGATAAAGAAAAATTGCTTAATCAAATTAACTACGATTTAAAAACTAATCAAATAAAACAAGAGGAATATAGAAGATTGTAA
- a CDS encoding 3-oxoacyl-[acyl-carrier-protein] synthase III C-terminal domain-containing protein, producing MGIRLSCIDICHASKVVSNDIYIKHFEKQDKDVEHLLVDVMGRDKRFMFNEQETTLSLAVKVAKSALDKANLTGSDIDVLVYSSILSEYVAPATSILIHKELNAGRNVMCFDMNANCAGMTVALENISNYLESSKRAKRALIIGCDDVDSLADPNNELCYGNYGHAACAMILEKVEEECGIVDAEYYINTEESHNIMYPSKGFSNFFKSNDVGELYLKWLPFDGGACVYPAAEIAKKMLKKNGLENEDIKMFCFSQFAFINIKNIRQLLDIGEDKSIYIGNKYGYTGTTSPFIALYESIKEGKVKRGDYVIFWTIGSGSQSIVMLYKY from the coding sequence ATGGGAATAAGATTAAGTTGCATTGATATTTGTCATGCATCTAAAGTTGTTTCAAATGATATTTATATAAAACATTTTGAAAAACAAGATAAGGATGTAGAACATTTATTGGTAGATGTAATGGGTAGAGATAAACGCTTTATGTTTAATGAACAGGAGACAACTTTATCTCTAGCAGTAAAAGTAGCAAAATCAGCATTAGATAAAGCTAACTTGACAGGTAGTGACATAGATGTGCTAGTATATTCATCTATATTATCTGAATATGTAGCACCAGCAACATCTATTTTAATACATAAGGAATTAAATGCGGGAAGAAATGTAATGTGTTTTGATATGAATGCAAATTGTGCTGGTATGACTGTCGCCTTAGAGAATATATCAAATTATTTAGAATCGTCAAAGCGAGCTAAAAGAGCATTGATTATTGGTTGTGATGATGTCGATTCGTTAGCTGATCCCAATAATGAGCTTTGCTATGGAAATTATGGACATGCTGCATGTGCAATGATTTTGGAAAAAGTTGAAGAAGAGTGTGGAATAGTTGATGCAGAATATTATATAAACACAGAGGAAAGTCATAATATTATGTATCCAAGTAAAGGATTCTCTAATTTCTTCAAATCAAATGATGTAGGTGAGCTTTATTTGAAATGGTTGCCATTCGATGGTGGGGCATGTGTTTATCCAGCAGCAGAGATTGCTAAAAAGATGCTGAAGAAAAATGGCTTAGAAAATGAAGACATTAAAATGTTCTGCTTTTCTCAGTTTGCGTTTATAAATATAAAAAATATAAGACAACTTTTAGATATAGGAGAAGATAAGAGTATATATATAGGGAATAAATATGGATATACTGGAACTACTAGCCCTTTCATAGCATTGTATGAATCGATAAAGGAAGGTAAAGTTAAGAGAGGGGACTATGTAATTTTCTGGACTATTGGATCTGGTTCTCAGAGTATAGTTATGTTATATAAATATTAG
- a CDS encoding ArnT family glycosyltransferase, with product MSMFRTKLIDNIIGLVEKCYYIILIAILLVASFNIFYNLGVIPIYSWDEARHGVSAYEMIKNSNYIVNTYAYKNDYWNLKPPISFWAIAMGYKFAGFNALGLRVFSAFAAIITIVLVAIFSLNIYGRLTALIATTVLTTTIPFITEHCARTGDADAIYVLFFTISVMSLILMERSIKWIYVFGLSFSAAFLTKSFHAGNIFFIGILYLIFSKNLFKLTLKQILTFVLSASFPILIWAILRYANDGIAFFKTMIEFDLMARTSRPLEGHIGGKCYYIEHLQWSYFYWNLVFVAVSMTYLTIAHRYITDRKLINCNLIIWLSMIIPFILYTISKTKISWYVLPIYPAAAIWIGYASSFILKERNRNFATQIVLVAMIILSIYKSEEVIVTRISNPKEDLSQELIQEIGNLPEYRGEKIYVNHFEQSYWLDSELYADLTPLEGGIEGFLKDNEDKTLLFIKKEDLDSLGNEKDNLKAILENDEAYIFAK from the coding sequence ATGAGCATGTTTAGAACAAAGTTAATTGATAATATTATAGGGCTTGTTGAAAAATGTTATTACATTATATTAATAGCTATATTGTTAGTTGCCTCCTTTAATATATTTTACAATTTAGGTGTCATTCCTATATACAGCTGGGATGAGGCACGACATGGTGTTAGCGCTTATGAGATGATAAAAAATAGCAATTATATAGTAAATACATATGCTTATAAAAATGATTATTGGAATTTAAAACCGCCAATAAGCTTTTGGGCAATAGCTATGGGATATAAATTTGCAGGATTTAATGCTTTGGGGCTAAGGGTATTTTCTGCATTTGCAGCAATAATAACTATAGTACTTGTAGCAATTTTTAGTTTGAATATATATGGGAGATTGACAGCTCTGATTGCGACAACTGTTCTAACAACAACAATACCATTTATTACAGAGCATTGTGCAAGAACCGGAGATGCAGATGCCATATACGTTTTATTTTTTACAATATCGGTAATGTCTTTAATTTTAATGGAAAGGAGTATTAAATGGATATATGTATTTGGATTATCATTTTCAGCAGCTTTTTTAACTAAAAGTTTTCATGCAGGTAATATCTTTTTTATAGGAATACTATATTTAATATTTAGTAAAAATTTATTTAAATTAACATTAAAACAAATTTTGACATTTGTATTGAGTGCATCTTTTCCGATTCTTATATGGGCAATCTTGAGATATGCCAATGATGGAATAGCTTTTTTTAAGACCATGATAGAATTTGATTTGATGGCAAGAACATCAAGACCTTTAGAAGGACATATTGGAGGAAAGTGTTACTACATTGAACATTTGCAATGGTCATATTTTTACTGGAATCTTGTATTTGTAGCTGTTAGCATGACATATTTGACTATAGCGCATAGATATATTACAGACAGGAAACTAATAAATTGCAATTTGATAATATGGCTGTCGATGATTATTCCGTTTATATTATATACTATTTCAAAAACGAAAATTTCATGGTATGTTTTACCGATATATCCTGCCGCAGCAATATGGATAGGATATGCATCAAGTTTTATATTAAAAGAGCGTAATAGAAATTTTGCTACACAAATAGTATTGGTTGCTATGATTATATTATCGATATATAAAAGTGAAGAAGTTATAGTAACTAGAATTTCAAATCCAAAAGAGGACTTGAGTCAAGAGCTTATTCAGGAAATCGGAAACTTACCAGAATATCGCGGAGAAAAAATATATGTAAATCATTTTGAGCAAAGCTATTGGCTGGATAGCGAACTTTATGCAGATTTGACTCCATTAGAAGGTGGCATAGAAGGATTTTTGAAAGATAATGAAGATAAAACATTATTATTTATTAAAAAAGAAGATTTGGACTCACTTGGAAATGAAAAAGATAATTTAAAAGCTATACTCGAAAATGATGAGGCCTATATTTTTGCAAAATAA